GACGTCGACACTGCCGAAAGTGTTCTTCGTTTGATCGAAGAGTGTGTTGACCGAATCACGGTCCGTCACGTCCGTCGCGACTGCCAATGCATTGGCGGCATGTTCGCCGGCGAGAGAAATCGTGTCTTCCAAAGCGTCAGCGCGACGGCCCGCCAGCGCGACTTTGAAGTCGTTGTTCAGCAATGTGAGCGCGACGGCTCGCCCGATGCCGGAACCCGCTCCGGTAACGATCGCAACTTTCTGTGGATTACTCATCTGTCCATTCACCTGATAGAATTGGGTCTTTCAAACAGCAACATAGCAGAACGACCATGAAAGTCACGATCGTCGGCACCGGCCATGTGGGAGCAACGTTGGCGTATGTCACTGTGCTGGAAGGTCTGGCCGACCAGCTGGTTTTGATCAATCGCGATCGGCAGAAGGCAGCCGGCCACGCCTTGGATCTGCAACACACAGCCTCATTGGTACGGCAGCCGATCCGAGTCAGCAGCGGCGAAATTTCGGACTCAGCGAAGTCGGATGTCGTCGTGTTCACCATCTCCGTGCCGATGGACCCGGCTCATCCCGACCGCCGAGCGCTGGCGGCAGGAAACGCAGTACTGGTTCGAGAATGGTTGCCCGCTCTGGCAGAAGCCAGTCCCGACGCCGTTTTTCTGATCGTGACCAATCCAGTGGATGTGATGACGTGGGCTGCGTTGCAGGTCACCGATCTTCCTGTGGATCGAGTCTGCGGTGTGGGCACGTTGGTGGATAGCGCTCGATTTCGAGCCATGATGTCCGAAGAACTGGGAATCCATCCGGACGATATCCGGGCGTATATTCTGGGCGAACACGGTCAATCGCAGGTCGCGGCCATCAGCCTGGCCTGGGTGGGCGGCGAACCGATCGACCAGTCGTTCGAACGAGCCCGCGAGTTCGCTCGCAACACCACTGACAGCGGGATCGAGGTGTTTCGGTTAAAGGGGTACACCAACTTTGCTGTGGCCAAAGCGACTGCTCTAGTGATCGAAGCCATTCAACACGACCAGCGACACACCATGCCTCTGTCAGTGCTGCTAAACGGGTACTGCGGCATCGATGACGTGTGCCTTTCGATCCCCGTCGTGATTGGCCGAGCAGGAATCACTCGCCGGCTACGCCCGAAGCTGACGCCGGACGAAGTGGCCGCATTTCGAGCTTCAGCCGACCAGGTTCGGCAGAATAATCAGCAGATTTCGCCAATTCTTAACGATTCTCTGCGTTAAAGCTCGATAATGAAGGATATAGTGGGCTTTCCCACCTTAACAACGGGCGGTCGTTTTCGGGCCAGATATTGAAAACCGACCGCGCCGAGAGCTGTCTTTCGCAGCGTGCATGTTCCGCCGAGTTCATGCACCCACAGGCCGCAAAGCCCGCTGCTTAAGAAAAGCGCCCAACGAACCTGCCTTCACTATTCCCTCCGTCAGGAGGAATGAATCATGTCCAAAAACTATTACACCATCGAAGAACTCACCCTCCAGCTTGGTCGCGAAAAGCGGTCTGTTGAAAAACAGGTCAGCCGTGGACACATTCCTGGTCGCCGCGTGAGTGGTGAATGGCGGTTTAACAAGACCGAGATCACTGACTGGCTGGAACGGGAGATGGCTTCGTTTAACGAATCCGACCTTGCCGTGCTGGAACGGTCGCAAAAATCGACGGAAGTCAGCACTCAGTCCGTTATCAGCAGCCTGCTGCACCCCGACCTGATCGAAGTGCCGCTCGACGCCGGAACCAAGCCGTCTGTTTTGAAAAAGCTGGTCGAAGTGGCCGGACGAACGTGGCAGGTCTTCGATTCTTCGGCCGTTTTTCAAGCGGTACGTCAGCGTGAAGACTTCGCCTCCACCGGCTTTAATGGTGGTGTCGCGATTCCTCACCCCCAAAACCGCATGCCGGAAGCTTTGGGGGAATCACTGATCGCTTTCGGTCGAACAGTGTCCGGAATCCCCTTCGGCGGACCCAACCGGCAGCTCACCGATCTGTTTTTCCTCGTGCTGGCCCGCGACCCCAACACTCACCTAAAAGCACTCGCCCGACTGGGCCGCCTTTTTCAGGTGGACGGATTCCTTGAAGATCTCCGGCACGCCGAAACAAGTGCAGACTCCTACGACGTCATCACCGCCGCCGACGCAAACCTCGGCGAATAGGCCGGGCCGGTACGCACCGGCGGGCGATTGGCGTGGCGGGCAGGTGAGCGGTGTGTGGGCGGAAGCGCCGGCGTTGGGGATGCTGTTTGCCGGTGCGAAATAAGAGGTAGCGCCCTGCTTGTTGGTGTGGGCCAGTGCTTTCCACGGCAAAGCAAAGCTGGCACACAAACCATCAATTCGTGACTGACGCAGCAGCCGTTCTCAGCAGCGTTTTACTCTTCTTTTTTAGCATCCTCTTTCGCTGCGTCTTCCTTTGACTCCGCTTTTTCCTCAGCGGATTCGGGCTCGTCTTGTGATGCTTTTGCATCGTCTGCTGGCGGCTTATTCGCTTCCGGCTTCTTCGTGTCTGTCGCTTCGACCTTTTCAGAATCATGGGCCGCTTCATCGGTTGCATCGTTGGACTTCACTTCCTTAGCGGCTGCTTCATCTGTATTCGCTTCATCCGGCTTCGCATCGTCCGTGGTTGATTCCTCATCCGTCGCTTCGGGGAACTCCATATCTTCCCATGGCGAAAAGTCGGCTTCGGCGATCAGGTCGGACGCCGTGTCGGACAGTTGTTGCAGATACACTTCTGCCAGAGGTCGAAGCGGGTTTGCACCTCCGTCGGTAATCAGGCCTTCCAGAATGAACTTCGCATTGGCGACGCCGCCCGTTTCGATATTGGTGATCGCTCTCAGAAACGCCGGTTCGAATTCCCCGGAAGCGATTCCAGCCACAGGCACGTTGCAATCCTGAAGATGCAGAACGGGCCAGACCGGCACTTGCATGCCCAATTGAGCTTCAACATCAGGCACCAAAGGCAGCGACCGCATCAGAGCCTTGCGTAATTCCGGACTTCGTTTAACGTCAGCAAACAGCTTCAACTGTTCGCCCCACGTTTCGGCCGCGTTGATGTAATCGGCTTCCAACAAAGCGGCAATGGCAACAGGCTTGTGCCATGTGACTCTGGCAAAGGCCGGATTCTGTGGCTGTTCGCGGATAGCGGCGGCCAATTGGTTAAGTGCGTCAGAACCTGCCTGAAGTTCGCCTGATTCCATCAGTAACTGGCCGCGAAGGACCTCCGATTCAGGAAACTGAGGCCGTAACAGATCGACGTTGTCCTGCAACACTTTCAGCGCGATGCCGGCATGACCTTGAGCGACCAGCTGCTGCACCAGCATCATTTTCTGTTGAGCGTGCTGCTGCGGATCCTCGGGCATTGACTGTGCCAGGAACTCATCAACCTGTTCTTGAGCATCAGTGCGGCGATCGTTCCACGTTCGCAAAAGCTCATACAAGCGACGCAACTCGGCTTCCATGGCTGCATCAAATGTCGCTCGTTCTTCGATAATCGTCAGGTACTTTTCCAGGCAATCAGCAGCCAGCCCGGTGCGGCCATGTTGCTGGTACAAACCGGCAAGCGCTTCCCATGTTTCGGGGACAGTCGGGTCGATCGTAACGGCCTGACGAAACGCGCCTACGGCCTGCAGGTAGCGAATGTTGTCCAGATTCGCTCCACCAAACACACCCGCAATCGCGCTTTCCGCGCTGTTGAGGCGAACGTAGGCTTGGCCCAACAGTCGGTGAGCTTTCGCATTTTGAGGGTCCAGATTGATGGCCTTGTTCGCGTTGCGGACCGCCATAATCGGTCCGGCGAGTGTGGCGCCCAGCAACGAAATGTACTGACTATTGTTCTCTTCCGTGCCTGCGGCCGCAGCGATCTGAGAAATCACCTGCGGTGGCGTGCTGCTGTCGAGGGCCAGATAGTGCTGAGCTTCTCGCAGTGGGGCATTCATGGTTGGCCGGCTGGCGTACAGCCATGTGCGATAGAAGTCTGGTTCGCGAGCGAATTCGACCTGCTTCACGTCGTCGGCTTCCGCCGTTCGGAAGGCTGTCTTGACGATATCAACCGATGAAGGCGGCTTCGCCGGATTCCGGACCGGCGCGAAAAACATAGCCGAGGGCCCACGGTTCGTCATCACCCAATCGGGCGATTGAAACAGACGTTGAGCCATCGTGTAGGCTGGTTTGCCTGGGGGAGAGAGACGAATCATCGCATAGCCCACACCCAGATCGGCCAACGTCTTCTTCCATTCCGGATCGTAAAGCCGTCCGCTGGAATTGGAATCTTCTGCGGCTTCTTCCGTCGCTGCCGATCCGTCCGCGACTGCAGCCTCTGAATCTGCCGCCGGGTCCCCTGCCCCGGCCGGGGACCCGGCAGCAGCAGCGGGCTGTTCGGGCGCGCCCAGAATACTCCAGCGCAGCACGTCAAACCGGTGGATGGCTGACTGCGGATTTTCGTACCGTCCGAACGGCCGCACTCGACTGTCCACGAAACTCTGCAAACCATGCCAAATCAGCAAATCACCCTGACTCATCCGCGTGTGCAACACCTGCACATCGTCCGGCAGTTCCGCCAGTTCAGTTTCCAGCGAATCCATGGTCGTCTTGAGATCCGCTTCGAAGCCCATGCCAATGGGTGACCGAGTCGGCAACTGATCGGCGACCGCGTAGAACCCGAGCGCCGCGAACGAAAGAACCGTTACGGCTCGCCCGCCTCGCGAAAACAGGACTTCAGACGTATCAATCGAGTATTCCTGGCGGAACGAACGCCCATACCACCGCTGCCCGGCGGTGCCGGCTGCGACGGCAGCCACTAGTGCAGCCACAGGCAATTCGTGCAGCGCCAATACGGCCAGTAACGCCATCCCCAACAGTGTTGTCGCCCACGGAAGATCGCGCCTATCGCGACCAATCAGCAGCACGATCACGGCGATCACAATAATTGATACGCCGGACACGTAGCCGAATTCGAAACCACGCCAGACGTCAGCCACCCACATCGAATAATATTCGGTGCGACCGTCAAGCAGCAGATCAGAACTGCTAAGCGGTCTCATTTGAGCCATGCCGGGATATTCCACGCCGTAAGTCGTCGCGGCCGACAGCACACTGGCCACTGGCGCGGGATTGATTAACATAGCGAACAGCGACACCACGGCGGCCTTCCAAACCGAAGATGCGTCGATCGCAGGCCCATCGCTCTGGTTGGCGGATCGTGATCGCTGCAGCTGGACTCCCAAAGCAAACAGCCCAACGGTGAGCACACCAAGATACGCATGCGGGTCGAAATTCGCCCACACGGCGATTGTCAGAGGCAGCTTCCAGATGAGTCCCGAGGTTTGGCCCTGCGTGTATCGGTGCAGGATCAGCAGCACGATCACCATTCCAACTAGCGTGGCGAGATCCGTCACGGGCAGAAAGTCAATCGACATCGCGCCGATCGCCAGAACACAACAAATGGAACTCCACCACGTTGGCATTCCCGTGACAGAAATCAGCGACAGCATGTAGGCCACAAGTCCTGCGACAAAGGCCTTGAATAGCGTCAAACCGGTTTCGCCGCCGGCCTGGTAAACCGCGCTGACGACGTGGTCGAACAGCCAGCTGATATTTGCGGAAGGTTCATCGGCGATGGCGTAAGACAGCGTGTCTTTGCCAGACGGCAGAAACCCGTTGGCCCGCATTTCGTCGCCAGATCGTACGTGAATCAGAGTCCGAGTGTCGGAAATCTGGCTGAAGCCAAACAGGAGCGCCAGAAAGATCGACGCCCAGCGGAGCATAAAGTCGCCTCGGATGGCTTCTTCTTCCACCAGTTCCGGCGTCAGTTCTTCTTCCTCCGGCAACTCGTCGCCAACATCTGCAGAATCGGAAGTCGGCTCTGGCGTGTCGGTGGATGCGTCAGGCGTCTTCGTAGCGTCCGCGTCTGTCTCAGGCGTGTCGTTGCCAGCCTGGTTTTCTGCCTCGGCCGATGCGTCTTTGTTCTCTTCGTCTGGTTCCGGCACTAATCGTACTTTCTGAATGACGTCTGCAGTTCGTGTGGCTATCTGGGGCTTACGAGTCGCGGGGGCGGGATGTTGGTAAAACGTCGAAAACCCTGGACGAAACGACGCAGGATTTGCCACCCTTATTGGCAAAATCGAGACGAATCCGGAAAAGCCTGCGATGACAAGCATTTTACGGAATCAGATTCGTGGAAATCTGTCGAAAAACCGGTAAAGTACTGAAACGACGACTTTGAGTCGCCGCCCACCACAAACCTCCCGCCTCAGGAATTCGGCCGCCCATCCTCCCCTGGCCGAAGCATACAGCCATGACACACCTCACGCCACAAAAGGCGTCAGCGCGCCTGAAGACCTTCCGTTTTGCTCGACCCGTTCCGTGGATTTTAACGGCGGGGGTATTGAGCGTTGCGTTGGTGACGATGACCGGAGCGGCCGACACGGCCTCAAGCCCCGTCGAATTAGGGCTGAAGTTGATCGAGCCGTCAACGTTTAAGATGCAGGTGGAAAAGCCAGGCATCATCGAACCGCTCGAAGCCGCGGCTGTGCATTCAGAGTGCTACTGGACGACGACCATCCTGAGTATTGTGCCGGAAGGAACGTGGGTTCAAAAAGGCGACGTCGTTTGTGTATTGGATTCGGCCGACATTGAAGACTACGCTCGAACGCGCGAAATCATTCTGATCAAGTATCGCGGTCGGCTTGATACCGCCGTGCAGGACGAACAACTGCAAACGTCCGACAACGAAAGAAAGCTGGACGCCGCAAAGTATCGGTTCGACACTGCTGTCCACAACCTGACGGAGTATCAGGACGGAACTCACCCTCAGGATATTGAGGAGCTTGAGCGAAATCTTTCATTGCTGGCTGAGCAGACTCAATCACAGCGAGAACAGGTTCAGCATTCCGAACGCATGTGGGCCATGGGCATGAGTCCCCGCAGCGCGTTAGACAAAGAATCTCTTCAATTGATGAAGTCGCAGCAAAGCTACGATTCACTGGCTTCACGGCTACACCTGCTGACCGGTTACCAGCATCCTCGCAGCATGTTGCAGTTGGAACATTCTGCGAGCAATGCTGAACGCAACCTCGCACGCACAAAGATTGCAAACGGACTGGCTCTGACCAACCGCCGGTTGACTCGACTTTCCTACGAACGCACCGTGCGGATCTACGAAAAATACTATCGGCGAGCCGTCGACAGTATTGAGGCATGTACGATCCGAGCTCCTCGTGACGGACAGGTTGTTTACGGTAATTCATGGCACCTACGCAGCCGCGGCATCACTCAAATCGAAGAAGGTAAGCGAGTTCGCAAGCTACAGAAAATTTTTGAAATCCCCGATCCGTCGCGGCTGAAAGTCAGTGTGCCGCTGGATGAATCTTTGATCTATCAGGTTCACAATGGCATGCCTGTCGCTGTGACGGTGCCCGGATATGAAGACGAGGTTGTTGCTGGAAGAATCCTGAACATCGCTCGCTACCCGCGACCTCGCAGCCGCTACACGCCTAACGTGAAAGATTACTGGATTGATGTTGAACTGTTCCCCACCGACGACCAGCGTCACCTGCTGACACCAAAGGCCAACGTAACAGCTCAGTTTACGCTTCAGGAAACTCCCGACACGATTCAGATCCCTCGCGATGCCGTGACTGGGGTCGCCGGGCACAACTTTGTGTTTGTGTACGACGGTCGTGAGCTGAAGTCGCGTAAAGTGGAACTGGGAGACGCGAATGCGGAATCGGTTCTGGTTGTCGATGGTCTGAAATCCGGCGAGCAACTTGTCACAGCAATGCTGCCCGCTCACGAACAGGCACTGCACGAAGAACTCGCCCGCGACCTTGGCGTGACGCAGTAGAACGGTTCACTACTGACGCTGGCCGGGGTTTTGAGCCAGCTGCAGGTGAGCTTCTGTGCTGAGGAAGAAGAGGGCATTGTCGATGCCCTCCGCTGGTATTTGCAGCTTCAGTATCGTGGATTCGGCGGAACTATAGATTGCCGGCAACTGGCGATGTCCGGCGTCCAGATCAGTACCGCTTGAAGACGTCTTCTGGCGTTTCGTCGCGCGGCTTGCATGGCTTGGCCTGGCCGCAGTCATGGCGGCCAATTGCCCGGCATCAATGTCTACCAGGCCGTATTCCGCTGGCAGATCAACGGGCAATTCGGCCGAGATCCGTCGCACGACCACACGGTACTCGCCCGGCGGCGCACCGCCAATCACTTTAAACTGGCCGATGTCATCAGAACGTCCAAAGTGCGACGTGGAACCTGCTGCGGGATCGATCGGGACAAGAAACACGTCGGCCCCGGCCAGCGGTTCTTCATTAAAGAACAGCATACCGCTGACAGCGACTGATTGCGATTTTTTCGCCCCCAACATTCCTCGCACCGTGATACCGGCAAGTACCAGAACGGACAACGCAAGGACGATGCGTGTGAAGTGATTCTTATTCATTCGGAATTTCCCCGATTAATTTTGAAGTGCCAATAAAACACATCGCTGCAGAAATCGCTGTGGCCGCGCGACGCTGAAATGAACGCCCCCATGCGGAACCGTTCCTCCCTGCGATACCACCGAGTGACCAACAGAATCACCGCCGGCGCCTCAGCCAACGCCTCGTCACCCGCCCGCCACGCCAATCGCCCGTCGGTGCATACCGACCGACCAACGGGAGGAACGCCGGCGCTTCAGCCATCGTCCCGTCACCCGCCAACCACGCCAACCGCCCGCCGAGGCGTACCGACACACCGCCGGCGCTTCAGCCATCACACCGTCACGCGCCCGCCACGCCAACCGCCCGCCGAGGCGTCTCGGCCCCGCCTTAGAATTGGCCGACGGGTTGGCCGTCCTGGATGTAGTTCAGCAGGCAGAACAGCCAGTAATCGGTGGTGTCGCTTAGGAAGCGGACCGATCCGTCGCCGAGCAGGAAGTGGCTTCCGCCGGGATGACTGCTGTTGAAGACCCAGGCGTAGCTGCGGCCGGATTCGTCCCAGGCCGCGTTGATGCCCCATCGCGAATCCGTGAAGTGGACAGGATCAACCGACGAATCGCTGTCGCTGACTACGCGACCGTGACAACAGGTATGAGTTCCCGTCAGGCCCCATGGTCCGAAATGAGGACTCACCTTTAGCCGTTCGCCACCGTGTGCTTCGCCAACGGCGATCGAATTCGACGCACCGTCGCGCAGGTCTCGCATTCGTGCAGACGCGTTGTTGCCGAACATCCCGCGACGGATATCTGATTGAGTGTCCCACCATGGCAGATCCCAATCGGTGAAACCGCCACTCGCGAACAGGTAGCTTGTGCGTCGAGCGTTCTGCTTGCTGTAGATATGAGTCGAGCCGGGCAGAAATGTTTCAACAAGGCCCGCGCTCTCGTCGCTGGGGCATTCCAGAAGTGGGATCGCCGTTTTCACAACGTCGGCATTGGCGACATCACTGCCGGCAACCGGCATTCCGCCCCAGGCAGACGTGGACGAACACTGGTTGAAGTCATAGTTGTTGTAGACATTGGCCTGATCAACATACGGCAGCAGCAGCGTCCAGCCGGTGGTGTTGAGAACTCGGTTACCCCCGCTGTAAAACGGAAAACTGTCAAGGCGACCAGGGTTAATCATCGCGGGCGGCAGCATGTTGCTGACGTCGTGATAATTGGCCAGAGCCAGGCCGATTTGTTTCAGGTTGTTGCGGCATTGAGTTCGCCGAGCGGCTTCGCGAGCGTTTTGGACGGCGGGCAGCATCAAAGCCAACAGGATCGCAATGATGGCGATGACGACCAGAAGCTCAATCAGCGTGAAGCCTGAGCTCCGTTTGTTGATAAGACGCCGCTGGTTGCGGCTGGCGTTGAAAATCGGGAGACGTTGGAACAGAAGTGGCATAGTGAGGGCCCGAATGGCAGCAAGTGGGAACGAACCGCGTAAAGCGACTACGGGTTACTATGCATGTTGCTGCTTGAAAGGTCGGCCGCACTTCCGCAGAACGACTCGATTCGCGCCCGCGCCCTTGTCAATCGTCCGGCGCACGTTAGCGCGGCAAACTGTGCGGCGTGGGCCGGTTGAGTGCGGCACTGATACAGCTGCCGATGAAAACGCGGCTGCCGCGAGTGGTTGAAGATCGTGCGGCTTTGAGTTTCAACAGCGCCATGCGCGTGGCTGTGACTTTGCACCTCCCCCAGCGCAGCGTCGGGGGAGGTCGGACAGAGCGAAGCAACGTCCGGGAGGGGGCCTAGCACATGTCGGCTCGCTGCTGGCGTGCTGTCAGGGTTGCAAAGACGGCGTTCCCCCGGATGTCTGCAGGGCAGCGTATCAGGCAAGTGTGAATTCATACGCGGCACTCCATTCGCCCGCGATGTTGCCAGCACTGAAGGCTCGGATCCACGCGCGGTAACTTCCGGTCGTCAGATCTTCAGTTGCGGTGAACTCCAATTCCGTCAGATCCGTCAGCCAAATCACTCGTGCCACACCGTTGTCGATGTCGTTCACCCATAGCTCGTACCGCACACCAAGGTTGGCCGCGGGCCATGAAAGCGTGGGGCGCAACGAATCTGTTCCGGTGACATCCGTGATCTGAATTGTGGACGGAGCGGTCGCCACAGTGAATTCGAACGCGGCACTCCAGGGCCCACCGTCACTGGCGGCCGGACGATGCCGCACCCACGCTCGGTAATTGCCGTTAGCCAGATCCGTCGTTGGGAAGTAAGAATTGCCGGTAACTCCTTCATCGTGAATGACGCGAACCGTTCCACCAATCTGGTTGACCCACAATTCGTACGTATCGTCATCGCCACCAGCCCATGTCAGTGTCGGTCGCGCGGTCGTTGCCGGTTGGTTCGGCCCTGTGAATTGCGGAACTACGGCGGTCGACACTTCAAAGGTTACACCAAGACTCCAATTACTTTCTTCCGCACTGTTTTTTGCCTTCACCCAAACTCGATAAACACCATCTTCCAAGTCCGACGATGGCGTAAACGTCGTGCCGCTCAGTGATGTTTCGCGAATGACCTGATTCTGCACGCCAACGTGGTTGACCCACAAATCGTATTCCGTTGCTGTGGCCGCCGCTGTCCATTCGATCACTGGGCGCGGAGTGTTGACGAACCCACCGTCGGGACTGGTGATGGTGACTTCCGACAGGCCCACTCGAAACGAATGCAGGTCACTCCACACCCCGGCGCCGTCGTCGTTGACCGGCCGCACCCATGCGTGATACGTGCCGATGGGAAGGTCTTCTGAAGGTGTGAATGAATTACCCGTCAGTCCGGTTTGGTGAATGATTCGATTCGTGCCGTCGACCTGATTGACCCACAATTCGTACGTGGTCGCGTTGGAGTCAACCAGCCATTCGATTGTTGGTTGAGTGACATTGCCGCCTGGACCTGGCTGCACAACCGCCGACGATAGCGGCACAACAACGTCGATGGTCGATGACACGCTGGTGCCGTTTAAGTCGGTCGCAGTGACGGTGATGGTTGCGGTTCCCGAGACGCCAGGCGTGCCAGCGAGCCGCAACTGCCCGTCGACAATCGTGGCATTCACAATTTCTGCGCCAGTGTTGGCCGTGACTTCGAAGTTCAGTTCCGGAACGATAGACGTTTCGGCGAATACCAGGTTGTCCCGCAATATTTGCCCGGACGTGTAGTCGATCACTGGCAGAGTCGCAAAGACACCGCCGGCATTTACGATATCTGCATCGACGATGGCGTCGACCGCAGTCATACCGTCATAGAGGACTCGGCCAAAAACGGTGAAGCCGCCGTCCACGCCGTCGAGATCGCTGGCATTATCGTCCACGTTCACAAACCATTGCGACGTCGCGCTGTGTTCCTGACCACCAACTCGAGCCATCGCTACAGTGCCGCGCACATTCAGCGGTGTGCCAGCTTCCAGTCCGCCAAGGTTCGGATCGAACCAGTTGTCGAATTCGTTGATGATGGTGCCATTGTTGACCACACTGGCTAGTTGGCTCGCCGCTTCAGGATACGCAAAGCCACCGCCCTGTAGCACGAACCCGGGCACCGATCGATGGAAGAACATATCGTCGTAGTTGCCTGCCGCCGTCAGATCGATGAAGTTCTGAGCCGTCGTGGGCGTGATCGTGTCGAAGGTTTCGATCACGAAGTTCCCCAGCGCTGTTGCCACTTCGACGGTGTGCCCGGTGATGGCCGTATCATCGAAGTGCTCGCCAAGGGGCACGTACTGGTCGCGAAACGGAGAGAGCATCGACACGTCCGGCAATTCCGAAATCACGGTGGCCGCCAGCAGTAATCGCGGTTCCAGCATCCCGATCTCAGCAGCGACAAGCCCATTGCTGCTGCGTGAATGCCGCCGACGGCGATGTTTAGCGCGCCCGTGCTGAAGAGCGTTTGTCCGGAAAAGTCGATTCCAAATAGACATATCTACTCCGTTGTGTATTTGCCTGCCTGCTGTCTGTTTCACAACCAACTTGTGGCCCGACTCACCGAGCCGGACTGCGTGCTGAGCCTGCCGCGTTGAGCCGGGTCACGAAAGCGGTCGTGAGATTTTAATCACCGTCGCCGCCTCGCGCCAGCCTGAGCCGCACAACCGCTACGTTTTCACCGCAGACAATCCGAAAGTGCGGGCTATTTCGGCAGTCAGCGACGTCGCAACGCTCCCGTGGCACATTCTGCCGGATTCCGCTTGCCTGAATTGTGCTCGACGTTCGATGAAATCACTCAGACAACAACCGCTGTTCATCAGCGTTCGTGATACCTGTCTATTTTTCTCAAACGGATGCGAGAACAAATCTCGCCGCTGAATTTCATCGGCGGCGAGAACCCTTTCTAACTGCGGACGGAGCCGCGCCTCAGGATGACAACTTTCCACGGAGAGTACGTTGATGGCGCGACGAGCAAACACATTCCTACTTTCGACGTTCATGTTAAGTCTCGGGCTTGCCGCCGGAGGACACCTTACCGACGTGCGACTGGCGAGCCATGCAAACGCCGTCCCGTCGCGACCCGCAGCAGCCATGATCGGCAGCGCGGAGCCACTGTTGCTGGGCGGGCAACATATTTCTACGGTGGCTGGCCGAGTGATGCCGGCCGCTGTCCATATTCAGGCCACTCGCCGCGAAACCGACGGCCGTCGCGTTGAAGAAACGGGCTCGGGCGTGCTGATGCGAAGCAAGCGAGTCAAAGGGCTGTTTGTCGTCACAAACAATCACGTTATTCGTGGAGCTGAATTATCAGCCATCGATTTGAAGACTTTCGACGGTCGATTGATTAATCCCATTCGAGTTTACCGCGACGAAGAAACAGATATCGCCGTCCTGCAAATCAACGATCAGGGCGGAACCACGGGAACATGGGGCGATAGCGATCAGGTGGGCATTGGCAACTTCGTGCTAGCGGTCGGAAGCCCGTTCGGTTTAAGCCAGTCCGTGACAATGGGCATCGTCAGTGCCAAAGGCCGCCGCGATCTCACGCTGACTGAAGAACGTACTGTTACGAATCAGGATTTCATTCAGACCGATGCCGCCATCAATCCCGGCAACAGCGGCGGACCACTGATTGACCTGCACGGCAACGTCGTCGGAATTAATACCGCGATTGCTTCGAACAGCGGCGGCAACGAAGGCATTGGCTTCAGCATTCCCAGCAACCTTGCCAGTCACGTGTTCGAACAACTGATCGGCTACGGCCGTGTGCGTCGAGCTTATCTGGGCGTCGAGCTGGACAACGACTTCGACAACGCGGCGGCTCGCAAACTTGGACTGGAACGAGCCTATGGGGCTCGCGTTACCAAGGTCTATCGCAATCGCACCCCAACGCCAGCGGCTGTCGCCGGAGTTCGACCGG
This DNA window, taken from Fuerstiella marisgermanici, encodes the following:
- a CDS encoding HlyD family efflux transporter periplasmic adaptor subunit; its protein translation is MTHLTPQKASARLKTFRFARPVPWILTAGVLSVALVTMTGAADTASSPVELGLKLIEPSTFKMQVEKPGIIEPLEAAAVHSECYWTTTILSIVPEGTWVQKGDVVCVLDSADIEDYARTREIILIKYRGRLDTAVQDEQLQTSDNERKLDAAKYRFDTAVHNLTEYQDGTHPQDIEELERNLSLLAEQTQSQREQVQHSERMWAMGMSPRSALDKESLQLMKSQQSYDSLASRLHLLTGYQHPRSMLQLEHSASNAERNLARTKIANGLALTNRRLTRLSYERTVRIYEKYYRRAVDSIEACTIRAPRDGQVVYGNSWHLRSRGITQIEEGKRVRKLQKIFEIPDPSRLKVSVPLDESLIYQVHNGMPVAVTVPGYEDEVVAGRILNIARYPRPRSRYTPNVKDYWIDVELFPTDDQRHLLTPKANVTAQFTLQETPDTIQIPRDAVTGVAGHNFVFVYDGRELKSRKVELGDANAESVLVVDGLKSGEQLVTAMLPAHEQALHEELARDLGVTQ
- a CDS encoding carboxypeptidase-like regulatory domain-containing protein produces the protein MNKNHFTRIVLALSVLVLAGITVRGMLGAKKSQSVAVSGMLFFNEEPLAGADVFLVPIDPAAGSTSHFGRSDDIGQFKVIGGAPPGEYRVVVRRISAELPVDLPAEYGLVDIDAGQLAAMTAARPSHASRATKRQKTSSSGTDLDAGHRQLPAIYSSAESTILKLQIPAEGIDNALFFLSTEAHLQLAQNPGQRQ
- a CDS encoding DUF1559 domain-containing protein, translating into MPLLFQRLPIFNASRNQRRLINKRSSGFTLIELLVVIAIIAILLALMLPAVQNAREAARRTQCRNNLKQIGLALANYHDVSNMLPPAMINPGRLDSFPFYSGGNRVLNTTGWTLLLPYVDQANVYNNYDFNQCSSTSAWGGMPVAGSDVANADVVKTAIPLLECPSDESAGLVETFLPGSTHIYSKQNARRTSYLFASGGFTDWDLPWWDTQSDIRRGMFGNNASARMRDLRDGASNSIAVGEAHGGERLKVSPHFGPWGLTGTHTCCHGRVVSDSDSSVDPVHFTDSRWGINAAWDESGRSYAWVFNSSHPGGSHFLLGDGSVRFLSDTTDYWLFCLLNYIQDGQPVGQF
- a CDS encoding peptidylprolyl isomerase; translation: MSIWNRLFRTNALQHGRAKHRRRRHSRSSNGLVAAEIGMLEPRLLLAATVISELPDVSMLSPFRDQYVPLGEHFDDTAITGHTVEVATALGNFVIETFDTITPTTAQNFIDLTAAGNYDDMFFHRSVPGFVLQGGGFAYPEAASQLASVVNNGTIINEFDNWFDPNLGGLEAGTPLNVRGTVAMARVGGQEHSATSQWFVNVDDNASDLDGVDGGFTVFGRVLYDGMTAVDAIVDADIVNAGGVFATLPVIDYTSGQILRDNLVFAETSIVPELNFEVTANTGAEIVNATIVDGQLRLAGTPGVSGTATITVTATDLNGTSVSSTIDVVVPLSSAVVQPGPGGNVTQPTIEWLVDSNATTYELWVNQVDGTNRIIHQTGLTGNSFTPSEDLPIGTYHAWVRPVNDDGAGVWSDLHSFRVGLSEVTITSPDGGFVNTPRPVIEWTAAATATEYDLWVNHVGVQNQVIRETSLSGTTFTPSSDLEDGVYRVWVKAKNSAEESNWSLGVTFEVSTAVVPQFTGPNQPATTARPTLTWAGGDDDTYELWVNQIGGTVRVIHDEGVTGNSYFPTTDLANGNYRAWVRHRPAASDGGPWSAAFEFTVATAPSTIQITDVTGTDSLRPTLSWPAANLGVRYELWVNDIDNGVARVIWLTDLTELEFTATEDLTTGSYRAWIRAFSAGNIAGEWSAAYEFTLA